In Candidatus Binatia bacterium, the genomic window GAACCGCGTGACGATCCCAGTCGAATCGTACGCCGACGGCGCCTACGACGTCCGCGTAGCCGATTCCGCCTTCCGGATCGCGATCACCACGCTGCGGTCGGAGACCGCCCACGTCATCATCGACGGCCGTGGCGTCGACGCGATCTTCCACGAGGACCGACAGCGAACCCTGCACGTCTCGTTCGGTCCCCGAAGCTACGTATTCACAGACCTCTCGGCCGCCACCAGCACCGGCGAGGATACCGCCGCGAGTGGACGGGTAGTCGCCCCGATGCATGGGCGTCTCCTGCAGATCCTCGTGTCGGAGGGCCAAGCGGTGAAGAAGGGCGATCGCCTCGCGATCCTCGAAGCAATGAAGATGCAGCACGAGATTCTTGCAGAGGTGGACGGGAGCGTGACGACCATTTCCGCCAAGGCGGAGACACAGATCGGTGCGGGGGACCTCCTCCTGGAGATCGAGCCCGCCTGATTGGCAATGTCGGGACCTTCGCGTAGCGTCGAGCCATGCTGAGATCGATCGCCTCGACCTTCACTGTCCTACTCCTCCTGGCTGCACCCGCGACCGCACGCGCTGCGGACCCCGAGCACGTCGACGTCGCCGGGGCCGAGGCGCTTCTGGGGACAAAGACCGAGATCGTCGTCCTCGATGTCCGCACGCCGGGCGAGTTCGAGGCAATCCACCTGGCCGGCGCGAAGAACATCGACATCGACGGCGCTTCCTTCCGCGAAGACGCGGCCAAGCTCGACCGGGACCAAGCCTATCTCGTGCACTGTGCCGCCGGAATCCCCGGCGGCCGCAGCGCCCGCTCCGTCGAGATTCTCGAAGAACTCGGGTTCACGAGAGTCTACCACCTCGACGGCGGGATCAACGCGTGGAAAGCCGCGGGGAAGGGCGTCGAAGGAACAGCGGCCGGCTCCGTCGCGAGCGACTAGTTCCGCCGATCACGACTTCGGCATGGCACCACGTAACGCCATGTCGCGAGACGGCAAGCGGCGACTCGGCGACCGTCAGCGCGTCTCCAAGACCTCACGCATCTTCGGCGCGAGAGCCGCTGCGAGCAACGCCGAACCCTCGTGTGTGTAGTGGCCGGACTCGTCGCGATAGTGCTCCTTCTTGAGAACGCGGTGCCCGTCGAAGAAGTGGCCTCCGTTCTCCTCGACCACCTGACGGAGCACGTCGATCGTCTGCGGCTCGTACCAACCTTGCGCTTCGAGCTTCTCGTAGGGAATCGGGCTCACGACGACCAGAACTTCTGCGCCGCTGCGGCGCGCCATCCCGACGGTCGCGCCCATCATCTCGACGACGGGATGATCCGCTGCGAGATCGAGGCCGTAGGACCGGAGATACTCCAGCGCGGGCCGACGGCCACCCTTTGCCAGCGTCTCGAAGTACGTCGGGCTACGCGCGACGAGCCCCGTCGGGTCCTTGTCCTGGATCAGACGCTGGGTTCCCTCGTAGGCCAGGAAAGCCGACTCCGCGCCCGGCAGGCGCAGGAGTTGGTAGCCCAGCAAGTCGAGAGGGCCGACGTCGCGCTCGCGGAACGGGAGCATCACCGCCCGCGGCAGCTCCCCCGGCGGAATGAAGCTGCAGAGGTCCATGAACTCAGGCGCGCCGTCTACGAACATCCGTAGATGCGCGACCAGCACGACGAAGTCCGGCTTCTCTTCGAGGATTCGGCCGAGCATGCAGTAGTAGTGGAAGAAATCGAGACCGACCATGGCCACGGTCCCGTGCGGAGGGATGATGCCGCCCTCCGCACGAATCTCGTCGGCGAGCAGGTCCGCGTACGAGGGGATCTTGATCGAATCGAGAAGGGTCGAATCCCCGAGCCACATCACCTTCGGGTCCTTCGGCGCAAGCCTTGCCATCGTCTTCTCGAATTCGACGCGATTCGGCCGAATGAAGACACCGGTTTCCATCACCTCGTCGCCGGCACGCCAGAACAGGACGCCGACGAACACCACGAGGCAAGCAACGAACACGACGGCGATGAGAACGAGACGATTCACGGGTTCACGTTTCAGAACTGGAAATAGATGAACTGACTGGTCGTGGGAGAAAAGAGATACACGAGGATCGCCACGACCGCGTACGCGGCCCCTTGCGCAACGGGGCTCCTTCGAGCCAGGCCCTGCTGCCACTGCTGCGGCAGCCCGATGCCATGGATGAGAGCCGCGACCACCAGAACCACCAGGGTGCGCAGCATGTCGGGAGTGAACTCGAACGACATCCGGCCGAGCCCACTGAGGATCTCGCCCGCACTCGCGAGATCCGGCGAACGGAAGAAGACCCAGCCGAGCACGACGAGATGGAACGTGATGCCGATCCGCACCCAGGCCGGGAGCGCAGCCAGCGCGGGGAAGCGGGGAGTCGCCCACCGCTGCACGACGAGGAGGACCCCGTGGAAACCGCCCCAGAAGACGAACGACCACCCCGCTCCGTGCCAAAGGCCGCCGAGAAGCATCGTGAGGAAGAGGTTGAACCGCGTTCGCCCCTCGGACGCGCGGTTGCCGCCGAGCGAAATGTAGAGATAGTCGCGCAGCCACGTGGAAAGGGTGATGTGCCAGCGCCGCCAGAACTCCCGGGGGCTGGTCGACAGATACGGACGCAGGAAGTTCTCCGGGAGCCGGAATCCGAACAGCCGCGCGAGGCCGATCGCCATGTCCGAGTACCCGGAGAAATCGAAGTAAATCTGGAAGGCAAAGGCGTACGCCGCGAGTAGGAGAGCGGGGCCGCCGAAGTCGCCTGGTGCGTCCCAAACCCGGT contains:
- a CDS encoding rhodanese-like domain-containing protein, with product MLRSIASTFTVLLLLAAPATARAADPEHVDVAGAEALLGTKTEIVVLDVRTPGEFEAIHLAGAKNIDIDGASFREDAAKLDRDQAYLVHCAAGIPGGRSARSVEILEELGFTRVYHLDGGINAWKAAGKGVEGTAAGSVASD
- a CDS encoding MBOAT family protein, whose protein sequence is MLFNSLQFVAFLLLVLTVHYWVIPAKQERARRLFLLGASYLFYGSWNAPFVLLLLYSTCLDYVVALRLVRTTGQAARRALLAVSLFGNLGVLAFFKYGNFFADTYLTLAGLGPAAEGGPVIDVILPVGISFYTFQSLSYSMDVYRGRLQPVRSFWDLALYVSFFPQLVAGPIVRAREFLPQLDGDRTVDGADIEESLARIAGGLIKKVVFADTLALYVDRVWDAPGDFGGPALLLAAYAFAFQIYFDFSGYSDMAIGLARLFGFRLPENFLRPYLSTSPREFWRRWHITLSTWLRDYLYISLGGNRASEGRTRFNLFLTMLLGGLWHGAGWSFVFWGGFHGVLLVVQRWATPRFPALAALPAWVRIGITFHLVVLGWVFFRSPDLASAGEILSGLGRMSFEFTPDMLRTLVVLVVAALIHGIGLPQQWQQGLARRSPVAQGAAYAVVAILVYLFSPTTSQFIYFQF